Proteins co-encoded in one Malus domestica chromosome 09, GDT2T_hap1 genomic window:
- the LOC139187835 gene encoding pentatricopeptide repeat-containing protein At1g15510, chloroplastic-like codes for MEGFYDKMGFACVREPETSPSDEVEASKAEIFCGHSEGLAAAFGLINTAPGMPVRVTKNLYMCQSCHGTIKFISKVVRREISVRDTEKFHHFKDGSCTCGDEGYWGNSDK; via the coding sequence ATGGAGGGATTTTATGATAAAATGGGATTCGCTTGTGTCAGAGAGCCTGAAACCAGTCCTTCAGATGAAGTTGAAGCTTCGAAAGCGGAGATCTTTTGTGGACACAGCGAAGGACTTGCAGCTGCATTTGGGCTCATTAATACAGCGCCTGGGATGCCTGTACGGGTGACTAAGAACCTTTACATGTGCCAAAGCTGTCACGGTACTATCAAATTTATCTCCAAGGTTGTGCGTCGGGAGATTTCTGTCAGGGATACTGAAAAATTTCACCATTTCAAGGATGGCTCCTGCACTTGTGGGGATGAAGGTTACTGGGGAAACTCAGATAAATGA
- the LOC114827024 gene encoding plastidic ATP/ADP-transporter-like isoform X2: MEAVLQTKGLLSLPSNPRTRVFQSSLGLKQRFFSTKPKTPGGFSLSSNGFPKFPSFVPKNHGVAPIERNLFICRAEAAAAGQPAFGESEQPNFLGIETVTLKKIIPLGLMFFCILFNYTILRDTKDVLVVTAKGSSAEIIPFLKTWVNLPMAVGFMLLYTKLSNVLSKKALFYTVILPFIAFFGAFGFVLYPLSGYIHPEALADSLLNVLGPRFLGPLAILRIWSFCLFYVMAELWGSVVISVLFWGFANQITTVEEAKRFYPLFGLGANVALIFSGRTVKYFSNLRQNLGPGVDGWAMSLRGMMSIVVLLGLTICGLYWWVNTYVPLPTRSKKKKKPKMGTMESLKFLVSSPYIRDLATLVVAYGISINLVEVTWKSKLKAQFPSPNEYSSFMGDFSTATGIATFTMMLLSQVIFEKYGWGVAAKITPTVLLLTGVGFFSLILFGGPLSPAIASLGMTPLLAAVYVGALQNIFSKSAKYSLFDPCKEMAYIPLDEDTKVKGKAAIDVVCNPLGKSGGALIQQFMILTFGSLANSTPYLGGILLVIVLAWLAAARSLDTQFTALRREEELEKEMERAAVKIPVVAQEGGRNGPLASDSVLNPTAGDPTGGKPPHRI; this comes from the exons ATGGAGGCTGTCTTACAAACCAAAgggcttctctctcttccctcaaaCCCCAGAACCAGGGTTTTTCAATCTTCTTTGGGATTAAAGCAGAGATTTTTCTCcaccaaacccaaaaccccagGTGGGTTTTCTCTATCCTCCAATGGGTTCCCGAAATTTCCAAGCTTTGTCCCAAAAAATCATGGGGTTGCCCCAATAGAGAGGAACTTGTTCATCTGCAGGGCTGAGGCTGCAGCTGCTGGGCAGCCGGCATTTGGGGaatctgagcagcccaacttccTTGGGATTGAGACTGTGACCCTCAAGAAAATCATCCCGCTTGGGTTGATGTTCTTTTGTATTTTGTTCAATTACACAATCCTCAGGGACACAAAAGATGTGTTGGTTGTGACAGCCAAAGGGAGCAGTGCAGAGATTATACCATTTTTGAAGACCTGGGTGAATCTGCCTATGGCTGTTGGGTTTATGCTACTCTACACAAAACTCTCTAATGTTTTGTCCAAGAAGGCTCTCTTCTACACTGTTATTCTACCCTTTATTGCCTTTTTTGGGGCGTTCGGGTTCGTCCTGTATCCTCTCAGCGGCTATATCCACCCTGAAGCCCTTGCTGATAGTCTTCTCAACGTTCTCGGCCCGAGATTCCTTGGTCCTCTTGCAATTTTGAGGATTTGGAGCTTTTGCTTGTTCTATGTCATGGCTGAATTGTGGGGGAGCGTCGTGATTTCTGTGCTTTTCTGGGGGTTTGCCAATCAG ATCACTACCGTTGAGGAAGCAAAGAGGTTCTACCCTCTTTTTGGATTGGGAGCGAATGTTGCACTAATTTTCTCAGGCAGAACAGTGAAGTATTTCTCTAATCTGAGGCAAAATTTGGGTCCTGGAGTTGATGGCTGGGCCATGTCCTTAAGGGGTATGATGAGCATTGTGGTGTTGTTGGGGTTAACTATCTGTGGCCTGTACTGGTGGGTAAACACTTATGTTCCTCTTCCCACCCgtagcaagaagaagaag AAGCCAAAGATGGGTACAATGGAGAGCTTGAAATTTTTGGTGTCTTCACCGTACATCAGAGATCTTGCCACTTTGGTGGTTGCATATGGTATTAGTATCAACCTTGTGGAGGTTACATGGAAATCGAAGCTCAAGGCTCAG TTTCCAAGCCCAAATGAATACTCTTCTTTTATGGGCGACTTCTCAACTGCCACCGGAATAGCAACTTTCACAATGATGTTGCTCAGCCAAGTTATATTCGAAAAATATGGATGGGGAGTTGCTGCAAAGATCACACCTACAGTGCTACTTCTGACTGGAGTTGGTTTCTTCTCTCTGATATTGTTTGGTGGCCCACTTTCACCCGCTATTGCGAGCCTTGGGATGACTCCTCTTCTTGCAGCAGTATATGTGGGTGCTCTGCAAAACATTTTCAGCAAGAGTGCCAAGTACAGCTTGTTTGACCCGTGTAAAGAAATGGCATATATTCCCTTGGATGAGGACACCAAG GTTAAAGGAAAGGCGGCCATTGATGTTGTCTGCAACCCACTGGGGAAGTCTGGTGGTGCTCTGATTCAGCAGTTTATGATTTTAACCTTTGGATCACTCGCCAACTCAACACCTTACCTTGGAGGAATACTTCTGGTGATTGTTCTTGCATGGCTGGCAGCAGCCAGGTCTCTAGACACCCAGTTCACTGCATTGCGAAGGGAGGAAGAGCTCGAGAAGGAGATGGAAAGAGCGGCAGTTAAGATCCCAGTTGTGGCCCAAGAGGGAGGTCGGAATGGTCCTCTTGCCAGCGACTCAGTGCTGAATCCAACAGCAGGAGACCCAACCGGTGGAAAACCTCCGCACAGAATATga
- the LOC114827024 gene encoding plastidic ATP/ADP-transporter-like isoform X1: MEAVLQTKGLLSLPSNPRTRVFQSSLGLKQRFFSTKPKTPGGFSLSSNGFPKFPSFVPKNHGVAPIERNLFICRAEAAAAGQPAFGESEQPNFLGIETVTLKKIIPLGLMFFCILFNYTILRDTKDVLVVTAKGSSAEIIPFLKTWVNLPMAVGFMLLYTKLSNVLSKKALFYTVILPFIAFFGAFGFVLYPLSGYIHPEALADSLLNVLGPRFLGPLAILRIWSFCLFYVMAELWGSVVISVLFWGFANQITTVEEAKRFYPLFGLGANVALIFSGRTVKYFSNLRQNLGPGVDGWAMSLRGMMSIVVLLGLTICGLYWWVNTYVPLPTRSKKKKEKPKMGTMESLKFLVSSPYIRDLATLVVAYGISINLVEVTWKSKLKAQFPSPNEYSSFMGDFSTATGIATFTMMLLSQVIFEKYGWGVAAKITPTVLLLTGVGFFSLILFGGPLSPAIASLGMTPLLAAVYVGALQNIFSKSAKYSLFDPCKEMAYIPLDEDTKVKGKAAIDVVCNPLGKSGGALIQQFMILTFGSLANSTPYLGGILLVIVLAWLAAARSLDTQFTALRREEELEKEMERAAVKIPVVAQEGGRNGPLASDSVLNPTAGDPTGGKPPHRI; this comes from the exons ATGGAGGCTGTCTTACAAACCAAAgggcttctctctcttccctcaaaCCCCAGAACCAGGGTTTTTCAATCTTCTTTGGGATTAAAGCAGAGATTTTTCTCcaccaaacccaaaaccccagGTGGGTTTTCTCTATCCTCCAATGGGTTCCCGAAATTTCCAAGCTTTGTCCCAAAAAATCATGGGGTTGCCCCAATAGAGAGGAACTTGTTCATCTGCAGGGCTGAGGCTGCAGCTGCTGGGCAGCCGGCATTTGGGGaatctgagcagcccaacttccTTGGGATTGAGACTGTGACCCTCAAGAAAATCATCCCGCTTGGGTTGATGTTCTTTTGTATTTTGTTCAATTACACAATCCTCAGGGACACAAAAGATGTGTTGGTTGTGACAGCCAAAGGGAGCAGTGCAGAGATTATACCATTTTTGAAGACCTGGGTGAATCTGCCTATGGCTGTTGGGTTTATGCTACTCTACACAAAACTCTCTAATGTTTTGTCCAAGAAGGCTCTCTTCTACACTGTTATTCTACCCTTTATTGCCTTTTTTGGGGCGTTCGGGTTCGTCCTGTATCCTCTCAGCGGCTATATCCACCCTGAAGCCCTTGCTGATAGTCTTCTCAACGTTCTCGGCCCGAGATTCCTTGGTCCTCTTGCAATTTTGAGGATTTGGAGCTTTTGCTTGTTCTATGTCATGGCTGAATTGTGGGGGAGCGTCGTGATTTCTGTGCTTTTCTGGGGGTTTGCCAATCAG ATCACTACCGTTGAGGAAGCAAAGAGGTTCTACCCTCTTTTTGGATTGGGAGCGAATGTTGCACTAATTTTCTCAGGCAGAACAGTGAAGTATTTCTCTAATCTGAGGCAAAATTTGGGTCCTGGAGTTGATGGCTGGGCCATGTCCTTAAGGGGTATGATGAGCATTGTGGTGTTGTTGGGGTTAACTATCTGTGGCCTGTACTGGTGGGTAAACACTTATGTTCCTCTTCCCACCCgtagcaagaagaagaag GAGAAGCCAAAGATGGGTACAATGGAGAGCTTGAAATTTTTGGTGTCTTCACCGTACATCAGAGATCTTGCCACTTTGGTGGTTGCATATGGTATTAGTATCAACCTTGTGGAGGTTACATGGAAATCGAAGCTCAAGGCTCAG TTTCCAAGCCCAAATGAATACTCTTCTTTTATGGGCGACTTCTCAACTGCCACCGGAATAGCAACTTTCACAATGATGTTGCTCAGCCAAGTTATATTCGAAAAATATGGATGGGGAGTTGCTGCAAAGATCACACCTACAGTGCTACTTCTGACTGGAGTTGGTTTCTTCTCTCTGATATTGTTTGGTGGCCCACTTTCACCCGCTATTGCGAGCCTTGGGATGACTCCTCTTCTTGCAGCAGTATATGTGGGTGCTCTGCAAAACATTTTCAGCAAGAGTGCCAAGTACAGCTTGTTTGACCCGTGTAAAGAAATGGCATATATTCCCTTGGATGAGGACACCAAG GTTAAAGGAAAGGCGGCCATTGATGTTGTCTGCAACCCACTGGGGAAGTCTGGTGGTGCTCTGATTCAGCAGTTTATGATTTTAACCTTTGGATCACTCGCCAACTCAACACCTTACCTTGGAGGAATACTTCTGGTGATTGTTCTTGCATGGCTGGCAGCAGCCAGGTCTCTAGACACCCAGTTCACTGCATTGCGAAGGGAGGAAGAGCTCGAGAAGGAGATGGAAAGAGCGGCAGTTAAGATCCCAGTTGTGGCCCAAGAGGGAGGTCGGAATGGTCCTCTTGCCAGCGACTCAGTGCTGAATCCAACAGCAGGAGACCCAACCGGTGGAAAACCTCCGCACAGAATATga
- the LOC139187834 gene encoding uncharacterized protein, whose protein sequence is MTPINVDGNILKVKAFPFSLMDKAKDWLYELAPGTVTSWETMKRAFLEKFFSTSRVILLRKKISGIQQSQGESFPAYYERFKTLVASCPQHQMKEELLIQYFYEGLLLIERQMLDSLAGGALVDKTLVAAKILIANRALNAQQYEGIGQRDTPRQHQVNEFREQGKLPSSTIVNPKERIETANAITLRSGKKVGPSPKMSKSSQEEDEKLQQEDETLDKPTTRVEQPLPQPPKPSMSSKTTKVSPYPVTSNVFPPNVPFPSRFMQTRNEEDEKGILETFRKVHVNILLLDAIKQILKYAKFFKKLCTTRKGIRQKEVVHKLAMKMQENKLIKSHKYAPISTPVKALKGVVSRKSFEGRDQSNGKERKLTRSESARAFRRIPSSPSIILSMKKGVDCIRKKPMVTSDDDESYAMGNSFMKLSIMTIKKAVKI, encoded by the exons ATGACACCAATCAACGTGGATGGAAATATTTTGAAGGTgaaagcctttccattctctcttatggacaaggctaaagattggctttATGAACTAGCACCTGGAAccgtcacttcttgggaaaCCATGAAGAGAGCATTCTTAGAGAAATTCTTctcaacttcaagagtcattcttttgaggaagaaaattagtggaattcaacaaagcCAAGGAGAATCCTTTCCAGCATATTATGAGCGTTTTAAGACGTTAGTTGCATCTTgcccacaacatcaaatgaaggaagagcttttaattcaatatttctatgaagGACTACTTCTAATTGAGAGACAAATGCTAGATTCCTTGGCGGGTGGtgctttggttgacaaaacCCTAGTTGCAGCCAAGATCTTAATAGCCAATCGagccttgaatgcacaacaatacgaaggaaTTGGACAgagagacaccccacggcaacatcaagtgaatgag TTCAGAGAACAAGGTAAActgcctagttcaaccattgtgAATCCGAAGGAAAGAATTGAAACCGCCAATGCTATCACATTGAGAAGTGGCAAAAAGGTTGGACCTAGCCCCAAAATGTCAAAATCTAGCCAAGAggaggatgaaaagttgcagCAAGAAGATGAAACATTGGATAAACCCACGAcaagggtagaacaacccttgccgcagcctcctAAGCCCTCTATGTCGTCCAaaacaaccaaggtaagcccatATCCAGTTACTTCTAACGTTTTTCCACCCAATGTTCCTTTCCCTAGCAGATTTATGCAAACCAGGAACGAAGAGGATGAAAAAGGCATTCTGGAAACGTTTAGGAAGGTGCACGTCAATATCCTGCTccttgatgctataaagcaaatcctgaagtacgccaagttttttaagaagctttgtacaacaaggaaaggGATTCGgcagaaagaggtggtacat aaactagctatgaaaatgcaagaaaataagctaattaagtcgcataaatatgctcctatcagtactCCTGTTAAGGCCCTTAAGGGAGTTGTTAGCAGGAAGAGTTTTGAAGGGAGGGACCAGAGTAacggaaaggaaagaaaacttaCAAGGTCTGAGAGTGCCAGAGCCTTTCGACGAATCCCATCTTCTCCATCTATAATACTGAGCATGAAAAAGGGTGTTGACTGCATACGGAAGAAGCCCATGGTAACCAGTGATGACGACGAAAGCTATGCTATGGGAAACAGCTTTATGAAGTTATCCATAATGACAATCAAGAAAGCAGTGAAAATATGA